In one Melaminivora jejuensis genomic region, the following are encoded:
- a CDS encoding MurR/RpiR family transcriptional regulator — MLERITASLPSLAPAEQRVARLVLQDPRAFARLPVRELAARAQVSKPTVVRFCRSMGYGGLADFKLRLAGSVSEGVPFIHRSVDADDGTGEVLVKVVDNAVAAFLQYRNAASVQALDRAAEAIAATWQTGRRIEFYGAGNSGIVAQDAQHKFFRLGITSLSASDGHMQVMSATLLQPGDCAVIISNSGRTRDLMDAADIARRRGATTIAITASGSPLAHSCQIHLAADHPEGYDRYSPMVSRLLHLLVIDVLATRVALRIGEPLQPLLQQMKNNLRAKRYT; from the coding sequence ATGCTAGAGCGCATCACCGCCTCGCTGCCCTCGCTGGCGCCGGCCGAGCAGCGCGTGGCACGCCTGGTACTGCAGGATCCGCGCGCCTTTGCCCGCCTGCCGGTGCGCGAGCTGGCCGCGCGCGCCCAGGTCAGCAAGCCTACTGTGGTGCGCTTTTGCCGCAGCATGGGCTATGGCGGCCTGGCGGACTTCAAGCTGCGCCTGGCCGGCAGCGTGAGCGAGGGCGTGCCCTTCATCCACCGCAGCGTGGACGCCGATGACGGCACGGGCGAGGTGCTGGTCAAGGTGGTGGATAACGCCGTTGCGGCCTTTCTGCAGTACCGCAATGCCGCAAGCGTCCAGGCGCTGGATCGCGCCGCCGAAGCGATTGCCGCCACCTGGCAGACCGGGCGGCGCATCGAGTTCTATGGCGCGGGCAACTCCGGCATCGTGGCGCAGGACGCGCAGCACAAGTTCTTTCGCTTAGGCATCACCAGCCTCAGCGCCAGTGACGGGCACATGCAGGTCATGAGTGCGACGCTGCTGCAGCCGGGCGACTGCGCGGTCATCATCAGCAATTCGGGGCGTACGCGCGACCTGATGGACGCCGCCGACATCGCGCGCCGGCGCGGCGCGACGACGATTGCCATCACGGCCAGCGGCTCGCCCCTGGCGCATTCGTGCCAGATCCACCTGGCCGCCGACCACCCCGAGGGCTACGACCGCTACAGCCCCATGGTGTCGCGCCTGCTGCACCTGCTGGTCATTGATGTGCTGGCCACGCGCGTGGCGCTGCGCATCGGTGAGCCGCTGCAGCCACTCTTGCAGCAGATGAAGAACAACCTGCGGGCCAAGCGCTATACCTGA
- the tal gene encoding transaldolase — MNQLDALRQFTTVVADTGDFRQLAQFQPQDATTNPSLILKAVQKPEYAPLLTQAVAQGSGQHIDALMDRLIVRFGCEILQLIPGRVSTEVDARLSFDTDATVARAERLIELYQAEGVDTARVLIKVAATWEGIEAARLLERRGIHTNLTLLFSFAQAVACGQAGVQLISPFVGRIYDWYKKQAGSNWDEAAMAGANDPGVQSVRAIYQHYKHFGIATEVMGASFRNVGQIIALAGCDLLTIAPELMAQLQSSTAPLERALDPAQARALQLQPVQYDQPAFRYALNQDAMATEKLAEGIRAFAADAAKLEQLLQAQAGA, encoded by the coding sequence ATGAACCAGCTTGATGCCCTGCGCCAGTTCACCACCGTGGTGGCCGATACGGGAGATTTTCGCCAGCTCGCGCAATTCCAGCCGCAGGATGCGACCACCAATCCCTCGCTGATTCTCAAGGCGGTGCAAAAGCCCGAGTACGCGCCACTTTTGACGCAGGCCGTGGCGCAGGGCAGCGGCCAGCACATCGACGCGCTGATGGATCGGCTGATCGTGCGCTTTGGCTGCGAGATCCTGCAGCTCATCCCCGGGCGCGTGTCCACCGAGGTCGATGCCCGCCTGTCGTTCGACACCGATGCCACCGTGGCGCGTGCCGAGCGCCTGATCGAGCTGTACCAGGCCGAGGGCGTGGACACGGCGCGCGTGCTGATCAAGGTCGCCGCCACCTGGGAGGGCATCGAGGCCGCGCGGCTGCTGGAGCGCCGGGGCATCCACACCAATCTGACGCTGCTGTTTTCCTTCGCCCAGGCCGTGGCCTGCGGGCAGGCCGGGGTGCAGCTGATCTCGCCCTTCGTGGGCCGCATCTACGACTGGTACAAAAAACAGGCCGGCAGCAACTGGGACGAGGCTGCCATGGCCGGTGCCAACGACCCCGGCGTGCAAAGCGTGCGCGCCATCTACCAGCACTACAAGCACTTTGGCATCGCCACCGAAGTCATGGGCGCGAGTTTCCGCAACGTCGGCCAGATCATCGCCCTGGCCGGCTGCGACCTCTTGACCATCGCGCCCGAGCTGATGGCGCAGCTGCAATCGAGCACCGCGCCGCTGGAGCGCGCGCTCGACCCGGCACAGGCGCGCGCGCTGCAGCTGCAGCCCGTGCAGTACGACCAGCCGGCCTTCCGCTACGCGCTCAACCAGGACGCCATGGCCACGGAAAAATTGGCCGAGGGCATCCGCGCCTTCGCCGCCGATGCGGCCAAGCTGGAGCAGCTGCTGCAGGCGCAGGCCGGCGCATGA
- the pgi gene encoding glucose-6-phosphate isomerase, which translates to MSSPGADWRDTRTRCDRTPAWGRLQAHWAQAGRCFDLRAAFAAGGAARVAHFSQQAPHVYADLSKNLIERDTEALLLQLARECGVEEYRRALFAGAAINHTEGRAVMHWLLRNPPQSHAGQALSAMKSAAIAEADAQVHSVLEHMLALAEQVRADGAITDIVNIGIGGSDLGPSMAVKALDDLRHPGKRLHFISNVDGMELGSLLRGLRPGSTLFLIASKTFTTAETMTNAHAARAWFLAQGGSAAQLSRHFWALTTNLDAAAEFGIATTLGFWDWVGGRYSLWSAIGLPIAIAIGAEGFRALLAGAHAMDEHFRTAPLERNLPVRLGVLDVWYRNFHGFGSRCIAPYSHGLRRLPAYLQQLEMESNGKGVDAAGAPLPYATAPVIWGEPGTNGQHAFFQMLHQGPDVIPVEFIALCRPGRDLPGQHPRLLANALAQAQALMLGRDALQDGHRHFGGNRPSTFLLLEALTPEALGALIALYEHRVFVCGAVWGINSFDQWGVELGKVLAQGLEPRLASGDTAGLDASTAALLQQLR; encoded by the coding sequence ATGAGCAGCCCCGGGGCCGACTGGCGCGACACGCGCACGCGCTGCGACCGCACGCCGGCCTGGGGCCGGCTGCAGGCGCACTGGGCGCAGGCCGGGCGCTGTTTTGACCTGCGCGCTGCCTTTGCCGCCGGCGGCGCGGCGCGCGTGGCGCATTTCAGCCAGCAGGCGCCGCATGTGTATGCCGATCTGTCCAAGAACCTGATCGAGCGGGACACGGAAGCCCTGCTGCTGCAACTGGCGCGCGAGTGCGGGGTCGAGGAGTACCGCCGCGCCCTGTTCGCCGGCGCTGCCATCAACCACACCGAAGGCCGCGCGGTCATGCATTGGTTGTTGCGAAATCCACCGCAAAGCCATGCTGGGCAAGCGCTGTCAGCTATGAAAAGCGCAGCAATCGCCGAGGCCGATGCGCAAGTCCACAGCGTGCTGGAGCACATGCTGGCGCTGGCCGAGCAGGTACGCGCCGACGGTGCCATCACCGACATCGTGAACATCGGCATCGGCGGCTCGGATCTGGGGCCGTCCATGGCCGTCAAGGCGCTCGATGACCTGCGCCATCCGGGCAAGCGGCTGCACTTCATCAGCAACGTCGATGGCATGGAGCTGGGCAGCTTGCTGCGCGGGCTGCGGCCCGGCAGCACGCTGTTCCTGATCGCCTCCAAGACCTTCACCACCGCCGAGACCATGACCAACGCCCACGCGGCGCGGGCCTGGTTTCTGGCGCAGGGCGGCAGCGCGGCGCAGCTTTCGCGGCACTTCTGGGCGCTGACGACCAACCTGGACGCCGCCGCCGAGTTCGGCATCGCCACCACGCTGGGTTTCTGGGACTGGGTGGGCGGGCGCTATTCGCTGTGGTCGGCCATCGGCCTGCCGATTGCCATTGCCATCGGGGCTGAGGGTTTTCGGGCGTTGCTGGCCGGCGCGCACGCCATGGACGAGCACTTTCGCACCGCGCCGCTGGAGCGCAACCTGCCCGTGCGCTTGGGCGTGCTGGACGTGTGGTATCGCAACTTCCACGGTTTTGGCAGCCGCTGCATCGCGCCCTACAGCCACGGCCTGCGCCGGCTGCCGGCCTATTTGCAGCAGCTGGAGATGGAGAGCAACGGCAAGGGCGTGGACGCCGCCGGTGCGCCGCTGCCCTATGCCACGGCGCCGGTCATCTGGGGCGAGCCGGGCACCAATGGCCAGCACGCCTTTTTCCAGATGCTGCACCAGGGGCCGGATGTCATCCCGGTGGAGTTCATTGCCCTGTGCCGCCCCGGGCGCGATCTGCCCGGGCAGCACCCGCGCCTGCTGGCCAATGCGCTGGCGCAGGCGCAGGCGCTGATGCTCGGGCGCGATGCGCTGCAGGACGGGCATCGGCACTTCGGCGGCAACCGGCCCAGCACCTTCTTGCTGCTGGAGGCGCTCACGCCCGAGGCGCTGGGTGCGCTGATTGCCCTGTACGAGCACCGGGTGTTCGTCTGCGGGGCGGTCTGGGGCATCAACAGCTTCGACCAATGGGGCGTGGAGCTGGGCAAGGTGCTGGCGCAGGGCCTGGAGCCGCGCCTGGCCAGCGGCGATACGGCGGGGCTGGATGCATCCACCGCCGCGCTGCTGCAACAACTGCGCTGA
- the groL gene encoding chaperonin GroEL (60 kDa chaperone family; promotes refolding of misfolded polypeptides especially under stressful conditions; forms two stacked rings of heptamers to form a barrel-shaped 14mer; ends can be capped by GroES; misfolded proteins enter the barrel where they are refolded when GroES binds), whose amino-acid sequence MAAKDVVFGGEARARMVEGVNILANAVKVTLGPKGRNVVLERSFGAPTVTKDGVSVAKEIELKDKLQNMGAQLVKEVASKTNDIAGDGTTTATVLAQAIVREGTKYVAAGLNPMDLKRGIDKAVVALVEQLKKQSKATTTSKEIAQVGSISANADESVGKIIADAMDKVGKEGVITVEDGKSLDNELDVVEGMQFDRGYLSPYFINNPEKQSANLDNPFVLLFDKKISNIRDLLPTLEQVAKAGRPLLIIAEEVEGEALATLVVNTIRGILKVVAVKAPGFGDRRKAMLEDIAILTGGKVIAEEVGLSLEKVTLADLGQAKTIEVGKENTIIIDGAGNADDIQARVKQIRVQIEEATSDYDREKLQERVAKLAGGVAVIKVGAATEVEMKEKKARVEDALHATRAAVEEGIVAGGGVALLRARQAIGDLKGDNAEQDAGIKLVLKAIESPLREIVANGGGEPSVVVNKVLEGAGNFGYNASNDTYGDMLEMGILDPTKVTRTALQNAASVASLLLTTEAMVAEAPKEEAAGGGMPDMGGMGGMGGMGM is encoded by the coding sequence ATGGCAGCAAAAGACGTAGTGTTCGGCGGCGAAGCCCGCGCCCGCATGGTCGAGGGTGTGAACATCCTGGCCAACGCCGTGAAAGTGACCCTTGGCCCCAAGGGCCGCAACGTGGTGCTGGAGCGCTCCTTCGGCGCCCCCACGGTGACCAAGGACGGCGTGTCCGTGGCCAAGGAAATCGAGCTCAAGGACAAGCTGCAGAACATGGGCGCGCAGCTCGTGAAGGAAGTGGCTTCCAAGACCAACGACATCGCCGGTGACGGCACGACCACCGCCACCGTGCTGGCCCAGGCCATCGTGCGCGAAGGCACCAAGTACGTGGCCGCCGGCCTGAACCCGATGGACTTGAAGCGCGGCATCGACAAGGCGGTCGTCGCCCTGGTCGAGCAGCTCAAGAAGCAGTCCAAGGCCACCACGACTTCCAAGGAAATCGCCCAGGTCGGCTCGATCTCGGCCAACGCCGACGAGTCGGTGGGCAAGATCATTGCCGACGCCATGGACAAGGTCGGCAAGGAAGGCGTGATCACCGTCGAGGACGGCAAGAGCCTGGACAACGAGCTGGACGTGGTCGAGGGTATGCAGTTCGACCGTGGCTACCTGTCGCCCTACTTCATCAACAACCCCGAGAAGCAGTCCGCCAATCTGGACAACCCCTTCGTGCTGCTGTTCGACAAGAAGATCAGCAACATCCGTGACCTGCTGCCCACGCTGGAGCAAGTCGCCAAGGCCGGCCGTCCGCTGCTGATCATTGCCGAGGAAGTCGAGGGCGAAGCCCTGGCGACCCTGGTGGTCAACACCATCCGCGGCATCCTGAAGGTCGTCGCCGTCAAGGCGCCGGGCTTCGGCGACCGCCGCAAGGCCATGCTGGAAGACATCGCCATCCTCACCGGCGGCAAGGTCATCGCCGAGGAAGTGGGCCTGTCGCTGGAGAAGGTGACGCTGGCCGACCTGGGCCAGGCCAAGACCATCGAAGTGGGCAAGGAAAACACCATCATCATCGACGGTGCCGGCAACGCCGACGACATCCAGGCGCGCGTCAAGCAGATCCGCGTGCAGATCGAGGAAGCCACCAGCGACTACGACCGCGAAAAGCTCCAAGAGCGCGTGGCCAAGCTGGCTGGCGGCGTGGCCGTGATCAAGGTGGGTGCTGCTACCGAGGTCGAGATGAAGGAAAAGAAGGCCCGCGTGGAAGACGCCCTGCACGCCACCCGCGCTGCTGTGGAAGAAGGCATCGTGGCCGGCGGCGGCGTGGCGCTGCTGCGCGCACGCCAGGCCATCGGTGATCTGAAGGGCGACAACGCCGAGCAGGACGCCGGCATCAAGCTGGTGCTCAAAGCCATCGAATCGCCCCTGCGCGAGATCGTGGCCAACGGCGGCGGCGAGCCTTCGGTGGTCGTGAACAAGGTGCTGGAAGGCGCGGGCAACTTTGGCTACAACGCCTCCAACGACACCTACGGCGACATGCTGGAGATGGGCATCCTGGATCCGACCAAGGTGACCCGCACGGCGCTGCAGAACGCCGCGTCCGTGGCTTCGCTGCTGCTGACGACCGAGGCCATGGTCGCCGAGGCACCGAAGGAAGAAGCCGCCGGCGGCGGTATGCCCGACATGGGCGGCATGGGTGGCATGGGCGGCATGGGCATGTGA
- the groES gene encoding co-chaperone GroES, whose product MNLRPLHDRVIVKRIESETTTASGIVIPDNAAEKPDQGEVIAVGPGKFDEDGDRMDMSVKVGDRVLFGKYSGQTVKINGDELLVMKEDDLFAVVEK is encoded by the coding sequence ATGAATCTTCGCCCCCTGCACGATCGCGTGATCGTCAAGCGTATCGAGAGCGAAACCACCACCGCTTCGGGCATCGTGATCCCGGACAACGCTGCCGAGAAGCCCGATCAGGGTGAAGTCATCGCCGTCGGCCCCGGCAAGTTCGACGAGGACGGCGACCGCATGGACATGAGCGTCAAGGTCGGCGACCGCGTGCTGTTTGGCAAGTACAGCGGCCAGACCGTCAAGATCAACGGCGACGAGCTGCTGGTCATGAAGGAAGACGACCTGTTCGCCGTGGTCGAGAAGTAA
- a CDS encoding alpha/beta fold hydrolase, whose product MSTSCTPRSRYATCAGYEIHYTEWGDPQAPVVIAWHGLARTGRDMDPLAQHLAGRWRVICPDTLGRGLSQWSAWPDQEYCLAFYARLAAELFERLDIGQAHWIGTSMGGAIGTLCAAGLAEPQLAGRIRSLLLNDNAPQLAEAALARIRAYAGQPPSFATMAELEAFFRQVYAPYGWLSDAQWQHLTETSARRLPDGRLTPHYDPAMVRQFTAHDDDYLIWQHYDALALPVLLLRGVDSDLVLPGTVAEMRTRGPGARGLLEVVEVPGCGHAPALNVPQHYALVDAFLAKASQKA is encoded by the coding sequence ATGAGCACTTCCTGCACTCCCCGTTCGCGCTACGCCACCTGCGCCGGCTATGAGATTCACTACACGGAATGGGGCGATCCGCAGGCGCCCGTGGTCATCGCCTGGCACGGCCTGGCGCGTACCGGGCGCGACATGGATCCGCTGGCGCAGCACCTGGCCGGGCGCTGGCGCGTCATCTGCCCGGACACCCTGGGGCGCGGCCTGAGCCAGTGGTCGGCGTGGCCCGACCAGGAGTACTGCCTGGCCTTCTATGCCCGTCTGGCCGCCGAGCTGTTCGAGCGCCTGGACATCGGACAGGCGCACTGGATCGGCACCTCCATGGGCGGCGCCATCGGCACGCTGTGCGCCGCCGGCCTGGCCGAGCCGCAACTGGCCGGGCGCATCCGCAGCCTGCTGCTCAACGACAACGCGCCGCAACTGGCCGAGGCGGCACTGGCGCGCATCCGCGCCTACGCCGGCCAGCCGCCCAGCTTTGCCACCATGGCTGAGTTGGAAGCCTTTTTCCGCCAGGTCTATGCGCCCTATGGCTGGCTGAGCGACGCGCAGTGGCAGCACCTCACCGAGACCTCGGCGCGGCGCCTGCCCGACGGGCGCCTGACGCCGCACTACGACCCGGCCATGGTGCGCCAGTTCACGGCGCATGACGACGACTACCTGATCTGGCAGCACTACGACGCGCTGGCCCTACCGGTGCTGCTGCTGCGCGGCGTGGACTCCGACCTGGTGCTGCCCGGCACCGTGGCCGAAATGCGCACGCGCGGCCCGGGCGCGCGCGGCCTGCTGGAGGTGGTCGAAGTGCCGGGCTGCGGCCACGCCCCGGCGCTCAACGTGCCGCAGCACTATGCGCTGGTCGATGCTTTTCTGGCCAAAGCATCTCAAAAAGCATAG
- a CDS encoding branched-chain amino acid ABC transporter permease, with product MMNRILSGDRPGSRVLAALLLAIFFGLALAPFLFPGVKALNVAAKVLVFVVLVASFDLLLGYTGIVSFAHTMFFGIGAYGIAIATTRLGATWGALAVGTLGALALALALALAVGLFSLRVRAIFFAMITLAVAAAFQTLASQLSDFTGGEDGLTFRMPLLLSPSFEPFEDDFLGVTIDGRLVSYYLLFVVALALVLALLRIVNSPFGRVLQAIRENEFRAEAIGYRVVIYRTLSSVLSALFATLAGCLLAIWLRYNGPDTSLSFEIMMDVLLIVVIGGMGTIYGAAIGAVLFLVAQSYLQDLLRLGHEATAALPWLSTLLSPDRWLLWLGLLFVLSVYYFPTGVVGRLRAAALHRRSA from the coding sequence CTGATGAACCGCATCCTCTCGGGCGACCGCCCCGGCAGCCGCGTGCTGGCGGCGCTGCTGCTGGCGATCTTCTTCGGGCTGGCGCTGGCGCCCTTCCTGTTTCCAGGCGTCAAGGCGCTCAACGTGGCCGCCAAGGTGCTGGTGTTCGTGGTACTGGTGGCCAGCTTCGACCTGCTGCTGGGCTATACCGGCATCGTCAGCTTCGCCCACACCATGTTCTTCGGCATCGGCGCCTATGGCATCGCCATCGCCACCACGCGCCTGGGCGCCACCTGGGGCGCGCTGGCCGTGGGCACACTCGGAGCGCTGGCGCTGGCGCTGGCGCTGGCGCTGGCCGTGGGCCTGTTCTCGCTGCGCGTGCGCGCCATCTTCTTTGCCATGATCACCCTGGCCGTGGCGGCGGCCTTCCAGACGCTGGCCTCGCAGTTGTCGGACTTCACCGGCGGCGAGGACGGGCTGACGTTCCGGATGCCCCTGCTGCTGTCGCCCAGTTTCGAGCCCTTCGAGGATGACTTCCTGGGCGTGACCATCGACGGGCGGCTGGTTTCGTACTACCTGCTGTTCGTGGTCGCGCTGGCGCTGGTGCTGGCGCTGCTGCGCATCGTGAACTCGCCCTTTGGCCGGGTGCTGCAGGCGATCCGCGAAAACGAGTTCCGCGCCGAAGCCATCGGCTATCGCGTAGTCATCTATCGCACGCTGTCATCGGTGCTGTCCGCCCTGTTTGCCACGCTGGCCGGCTGCCTGCTGGCCATCTGGCTGCGCTACAACGGGCCGGACACCTCGCTGTCCTTCGAGATCATGATGGACGTGCTCTTGATCGTCGTCATCGGCGGCATGGGCACGATCTACGGCGCGGCCATCGGCGCGGTGCTGTTCCTGGTGGCGCAAAGCTATCTGCAGGACTTGCTGCGCCTGGGGCACGAGGCCACCGCCGCCCTGCCCTGGCTGTCCACCCTGCTCTCGCCCGACCGCTGGCTGCTGTGGCTGGGCCTGCTGTTCGTGCTGTCGGTCTATTACTTCCCCACCGGCGTGGTGGGGCGGCTGCGCGCGGCGGCCCTGCACCGGCGCAGCGCCTGA
- a CDS encoding branched-chain amino acid ABC transporter permease — MITRDLDWKPLALVPLLALVTLPLVGSPSTWLTLTIAGLAMGMIVFIIASGLTLVFGLMDVLNFGHGVFIALGAFVATSVLGAMSDWTGSSELWRNLLAVLPAMVVAMLVAGAVGLAFERFIVRPVYGQHLKQILITMGGMIIGEELIKAIWGPQQIPLPLPDGMKGAWLLGDAAVEKYRVVAVLVGLAVFALLAWLLSRTKVGLLIRAGVQDREMVESLGYRVQRLFIGVFVAGSALAGLGGVMWGLYQQSVVPQMGAQVNVLIFIVIIIGGLGSTSGALIGALLVGLMANYTGFLLPKAALFSNIALMVAVLLWRPQGVYPVANR; from the coding sequence ATGATCACCCGCGACCTCGACTGGAAACCCCTGGCCCTGGTGCCGCTGCTGGCCCTGGTCACGCTGCCGCTGGTCGGCTCGCCCTCGACCTGGCTGACGCTGACCATTGCCGGGCTGGCCATGGGCATGATCGTGTTCATCATCGCCTCGGGCCTGACCCTGGTCTTCGGCCTGATGGACGTGCTCAACTTCGGCCACGGGGTGTTCATCGCCCTGGGGGCGTTCGTGGCCACCAGCGTGCTGGGCGCCATGAGCGACTGGACGGGTTCGTCCGAGCTGTGGCGCAACCTGCTGGCGGTGCTGCCGGCCATGGTCGTTGCCATGCTGGTGGCCGGCGCCGTGGGCCTGGCCTTCGAGCGCTTCATCGTGCGCCCGGTCTATGGCCAGCACCTCAAGCAGATCCTGATCACCATGGGCGGCATGATCATCGGCGAGGAGCTGATCAAGGCCATCTGGGGGCCGCAGCAGATCCCGCTGCCGCTGCCGGACGGCATGAAGGGCGCCTGGCTGCTGGGCGATGCCGCCGTCGAGAAATACCGCGTAGTGGCGGTGCTGGTCGGCCTGGCGGTGTTCGCCCTGCTGGCCTGGCTGCTCTCGCGCACCAAGGTCGGCCTGCTGATCCGCGCCGGCGTGCAGGATCGCGAGATGGTCGAATCGCTGGGCTACCGCGTCCAGCGGCTGTTCATCGGCGTGTTCGTCGCCGGCAGCGCGCTGGCTGGCCTAGGCGGCGTGATGTGGGGCCTGTACCAGCAAAGCGTGGTGCCGCAGATGGGCGCGCAGGTCAACGTGCTGATCTTCATCGTCATCATCATCGGCGGCCTGGGTTCGACCTCGGGCGCGCTGATCGGCGCGCTGCTGGTCGGGCTGATGGCCAACTACACCGGCTTTCTGCTCCCCAAGGCTGCGCTGTTTTCCAACATCGCGCTGATGGTCGCGGTGCTGCTGTGGCGCCCGCAGGGCGTGTATCCAGTGGCCAACCGCTGA
- a CDS encoding ABC transporter ATP-binding protein → MSAQAVLTLQGVHTHIGAYHILHGVDLAVPRGQVTMLLGRNGAGKTTTLRTIMGLWRASQGSVQWQGRDITRLATPRIAQLGIAYVPENMGIFADLTVQENLVLAARGARSAQHIDSARLQWIFQLFPAVEKFWHHPAGKLSGGQKQMVAVARAIVEPRELLIVDEPSKGLAPSIINNMIDAFAQLKASGVSILLVEQNLSFAQRLGDGVAVMDNGRIVHAGSMAELAGDAALQQALLGLAL, encoded by the coding sequence ATGAGCGCCCAGGCAGTGCTGACGCTGCAGGGCGTACACACCCACATCGGCGCCTACCACATCCTGCACGGGGTCGATCTGGCCGTGCCACGCGGCCAGGTCACCATGCTGCTGGGGCGCAACGGCGCCGGCAAGACGACCACGCTGCGCACCATCATGGGCCTGTGGCGGGCCTCCCAGGGCAGCGTGCAATGGCAGGGGCGCGACATCACGCGCCTGGCCACGCCCCGGATCGCGCAACTGGGCATTGCCTACGTGCCCGAGAACATGGGCATCTTCGCCGACCTGACGGTGCAGGAAAACCTGGTTCTGGCGGCACGCGGCGCACGCAGCGCCCAGCACATCGACAGCGCGCGGCTGCAGTGGATCTTCCAGCTCTTTCCAGCCGTGGAAAAGTTTTGGCACCACCCGGCGGGCAAGCTCTCGGGCGGGCAAAAGCAGATGGTGGCCGTGGCGCGCGCCATCGTCGAGCCGCGCGAGCTGCTCATCGTCGATGAGCCCAGCAAGGGCCTGGCGCCCAGCATCATCAACAACATGATCGACGCCTTTGCCCAGCTCAAGGCCAGCGGGGTCAGCATCCTGCTGGTCGAGCAGAACCTGAGCTTCGCCCAGCGCCTGGGCGATGGCGTGGCGGTGATGGACAACGGCCGCATCGTCCACGCCGGCAGCATGGCCGAGCTGGCGGGCGATGCGGCGCTGCAGCAAGCGCTGCTAGGGCTGGCCTTATGA
- a CDS encoding ABC transporter ATP-binding protein, translating into MLETRSLSVRFGGHVAVDGVSCAFAPGTLTAIVGPNGAGKTTYFNLISGQLKASSGQVLLAGRDLSGLPASARTRAGLGRAFQLTNLFPGLSVLENVRLAVQATQDGRHRRGLNLWSVWSDHRQLTERAQAIVDSVALTLRRDAPVASLPHGDQRKLEVALLMALEPQVYMFDEPTAGMSHDEAPVILELIRQLKRDASKTILLVEHKMDVVRELADRIIVLTNGQLVADGPPAEVIASPVVQQAYLGVRESAPGEPA; encoded by the coding sequence ATGCTGGAAACCCGATCCCTGAGCGTGCGCTTTGGCGGCCATGTGGCCGTCGATGGCGTGAGCTGCGCGTTTGCGCCGGGCACGCTCACCGCCATCGTCGGCCCCAATGGCGCGGGCAAGACGACCTACTTCAACCTGATCTCGGGCCAGCTCAAGGCCAGCAGCGGGCAGGTGCTGCTGGCCGGGCGCGATCTGTCGGGCCTGCCGGCCTCGGCGCGCACCCGCGCCGGGCTGGGGCGGGCCTTCCAGCTGACCAACCTGTTTCCCGGCCTGTCGGTGCTGGAGAACGTGCGCCTGGCCGTGCAGGCCACGCAGGACGGGCGCCACCGCCGTGGCCTGAACCTGTGGAGCGTGTGGAGCGACCACCGCCAGCTGACCGAGCGCGCCCAGGCCATCGTGGACAGCGTGGCGCTGACCCTGCGCCGCGATGCCCCCGTGGCCAGCCTGCCGCATGGCGACCAGCGCAAGCTCGAAGTGGCCCTGCTGATGGCGCTGGAGCCGCAGGTCTACATGTTCGACGAGCCCACCGCCGGCATGAGCCACGACGAGGCGCCGGTCATCCTGGAGCTGATCCGCCAGCTCAAGCGAGATGCCAGCAAGACCATCTTGCTGGTCGAGCACAAGATGGACGTGGTGCGTGAGCTGGCCGACCGCATCATCGTGCTGACCAACGGGCAACTGGTGGCCGATGGCCCGCCCGCCGAGGTGATTGCCTCGCCGGTGGTGCAGCAGGCCTATCTGGGCGTGCGCGAGAGCGCACCGGGGGAGCCGGCATGA